One Rhea pennata isolate bPtePen1 chromosome 3, bPtePen1.pri, whole genome shotgun sequence DNA segment encodes these proteins:
- the SDC1 gene encoding syndecan-1: MLKAVAVALVALCFQAAVSQTTNLNLPPEDLDSSGDDDDAFSGSGAGPLTDRSPTWNIPSEPTNSSLLAIPMDFNEQLFPGTESRTEKEVVSPSATSSVVTEEPVVAVKDEVSNLDSPAEKPINDTVITTMRSLTTHFPLVVHVTPSEASSTVHGVEPNTPLSDVLDTKDVLEPHSPIHHEGDFTAAPTTMAPDDAVLVHGEVSEDGSGDPGDFILIKDEDLVPTQNSEVPADSERNAKAAGASGIMDKKEVLGGVIAGGVVGLVFAVFLVVFMLYRMKKKDEGSYSLDEPKQSNGGYQKPHKQEEFYA, translated from the exons CAAACTACAAATCTGAACCTTCCTCCTGAAGATCTTGATTCATCTGGTGATGACGATGATGCTTTTTCAGGCTCAGGTGCAG GTCCCCTGACAGACCGGTCACCCACTTGGAATATCCCATCAGAACCAACTAATTCCTCGTTACTGGCAATACCAATGGATTTCAATGAACAGCTCTTTCCTGGGACTGAGAGCCGAACTGAAAAGGAAGTAGTATCTCCATCTGCAACCAGTAGTGTAGTGACAGAGGAGCCAGTTGTAGCTGTGAAGGATGAAGTATCCAACCTGGACTCACCTGCTGAGAAACCAATAAATGACACTGTTATAACAACAATGAGAAGTCTCACTACTCATTTTCCTTTGGTAGTTCATGTAACTCCTTCAGAAGCCTCAAGCACAGTCCATGGCGTGGAACCTAATACCCCTCTCTCTGATGTGCTGGACACTAAAGATGTGCTTGAACCCCACTCCCCCATCCATCATGAGGGAGACTTTACTGCAGCCCCCACAACGATGGCTCCTGACGATGCAGTTCTTGTACATGGGGAGGTTTCTGAAGATGGCTCTGGAGATCCG GGAGATTTCATCTTGATTAAAGATGAGGATTTGGTCCCCACCCAGAACTCTGAAGTGCCAGCTGACTCTGAGAGGAATGCCAAAGCAGCAGGAGCTTCAGGAATAATGGACAAAAAAGAAGTTCTTGGAG GTGTTATTGCTGGAGGAGTAGTAGGTCTGGTGTTCGCAGTCTTTCTAGTTGTATTTATGCTGTacagaatgaagaagaaagacGAAGGAAGCTATTCACTGGATGAACCAAAACAGTCAAATGGAGGATACCAAAAACCACATAAACAAGAAGAATTCTATGCATAA